A region from the Xenopus laevis strain J_2021 chromosome 4S, Xenopus_laevis_v10.1, whole genome shotgun sequence genome encodes:
- the LOC121393235 gene encoding cyclin-O protein B-like, whose translation MENLIKKRKRLAIPESQEGSHYDSRCYKITKYESNRQGTCSSAVVLDPWSTFGNLMPDTLQNFMDYGETCYMFNKSLEEDFAPNNFLGNHSNIDETSWREVITTMIAAHRAFRLDFETLCLAVNYLERFLACTPLKAASLKVIGATCLYLACKVMEKIFPKIDMFLLLFCEDGFTAPLMYYLEKLVLRRLCFRLRAPTIEYFLEHFSLRRVSYKECPAAKINRAANAFTAARGIASLSMTEYGFHSYPPSLLAQCCLRVADQILQYDTWNRVHPRDCSGPLWQECMGKISHLVSSNNILLCKFMPGVFPETFPDLVPPPTKNGSKANT comes from the coding sequence ATGGAGAATTTGATTAAAAAGCGAAAGAGATTAGCTATCCCTGAGAGCCAGGAGGGAAGCCATTATGACTCTCGGTGCTACAAAATCACCAAATATGAGAGCAACCGGCAAGGGACCTGCAGCAGTGCAGTTGTACTGGATCCATGGAGCACCTTTGGAAACCTGATGCCAGATACGCTGCAGAACTTCATGGATTATGGAGAAACATGCTACATGTTCAATAAGAGCCTGGAAGAGGATTTCGCACCTAACAACTTTTTAGGGAATCACAGCAACATCGATGAAACATCTTGGAGGGAAGTCATCACCACCATGATTGCTGCACACAGGGCCTTTAGACTGGACTTTGAGACCCTGTGTCTCGCTGTCAACTACCTGGAAAGGTTTCTGGCCTGCACTCCCCTAAAAGCTGCCAGCCTGAAGGTCATAGGTGCCACTTGTCTTTATTTGGCCTGcaaggtaatggagaagattttccCTAAAATAGATATGTTTCTATTGCTGTTCTGTGAAGATGGATTCACAGCTCCCTTAATGTACTATTTAGAAAAATTGGTATTAAGGAGGTTGTGTTTCCGTCTAAGGGCTCCCACCATCGAGTATTTCCTGGAACACTTTTCCCTTAGAAGAGTGTCCTACAAGGAATGTCCAGCTGCCAAAATCAACAGAGCAGCCAATGCCTTCACTGCTGCTAGAGGCATTGCATCACTGAGCATGACAGAGTATGGATTCCATTCCTACCCACCATCTCTCCTAGCTCAGTGCTGCCTTAGAGTTGCAGACCAAATATTGCAATATGACACCTGGAATAGAGTGCACCCTAGAGACTGTTCAGGTCCCTTATGGCAGGAGTGCATGGGTAAAATCAGCCACCTGGTATCCTCCAACAACATCTTATTGTGCAAGTTTATGCCAGGTGTGTTTCCAGAAACCTTTCCAGACTTGGTTCCACCACCAACCAAGAATGGCagcaaagcaaacacataa
- the LOC121403680 gene encoding cadherin-15-like, which produces MERKQLMVIGGGGGFEIWSCSGCSRCLSGDQPARSTEEEQHPVNSIFPMIKGLSTQLRLSGKGHSGPSPILNSAFVQPLHQEFILKPQDGYDMIRLRNPGLSVPPSPRLKPPIRRDTPYNQTLPRYPRRPTDCPSDIADFIQDGLQAADSDPSVPPYDTALIYDYEGEGSVAGTLSSILSSEDDSDQEYDYLQEWGPRFRRLADMYGHQ; this is translated from the exons ATGGAGAGGAAGCAGCTCATGGTGATTGGAGGAGGTGGCGGCTTTGAGATCTGGTCATGCTCAGGATGTAGCAG ATGTTTGTCAGGAGATCAGCCAGCAAGATCAACAGAGGAAGAACAGCACCCAGTGAACAGCATCTTCCCAAT gatcaaaggGCTCTCTACCCAGTTGCGGCTCTCAGGGAAAGGGCATAGCGGCCCCTCTCCCATCCTAAACTCTGCCTTTGTGCAGCCCCTCCATCAGGAGTTTATCTTGAAGCCGCAG GATGGTTATGACATGATCCGGCTTAGGAACCCTGGCTTGTCAGTGCCTCCATCCCCCAGGCTGAAACCACCGATCCGTAGAGATACCCCCTACAACCAGACTTTACCTCGCTACCCTCGCAGACCAACCGATTGCCCGTCAGATATAGCAGACTTTATACAGGAT GGACTGCAGGCTGCTGACTCTGACCCAAGTGTTCCCCCATACGACACAGCTCTCATTTATGACTATGAAGGGGAGGGATCAGTTGCTGGAACCCTCAGCTCCATTTTGTCTAGTGAAGATGACAGTGACCAAGAATATGACTATTTGCAGGAATGGGGGCCACGATTCCGCCGGCTGGCAGACATGTATGGGCACCAATGA